In a genomic window of Apteryx mantelli isolate bAptMan1 chromosome 2, bAptMan1.hap1, whole genome shotgun sequence:
- the MAFA gene encoding transcription factor MafA translates to MASELAMSAELPTSPLAIEYVNDFDLMKFEVKKEPAEAERLCHRLPAGSLSSTPLSTPCSSVPSSPSFCAPSPGGQPTGGPGAAPLGSKPQLEELYWMSGYQHHLNPEALNLTPEDAVEALIGAPHHHHHHHQGYESFRPQPFGGEELPPAGGHHHAAHHHHHHHHHHLRLEDRFSDDQLVSMSVRELNRQLRGFSKEEVIRLKQKRRTLKNRGYAQSCRYKRVQQRHILENEKCQLQSQVEQLKQEVSRLAKERDLYKEKYEKLAAARAFPRAPSPPAAPKAPADFFL, encoded by the coding sequence ATGGCCTCGGAGCTGGCCATGAGCGCGGAGCTGCCCACCAGCCCCCTCGCCATCGAGTACGTGAACGACTTCGACCTCATGAAGTTCGAGGTGAAGAAGGAGCCGGCCGAGGCGGAGCGGCTCTGCCACCGCCTGCCCGCCGGCTCGCTCTCCTCCACGCCGCTCAGCACCCCCTGCTCCTCGGTGCCTTCCTCGCCCAGCTTCTGCGCTCCCAGCCCCGGCGGGCAACccaccggcggccccggcgccgcgccgctcggCTCCAAGCCGCAGCTGGAGGAGCTCTACTGGATGTCGGGCTACCAGCACCACCTCAACCCCGAGGCGCTCAACCTGACGCCCGAGGACGCCGTGGAGGCGCTCATCGGCGCcccgcaccaccaccaccaccaccaccagggcTACGAGTCGTTCCGGCCTCAGCCCTTCGGCGGCGAGGAgctgccgcccgccggcggcCACCACCACGccgcccaccaccaccaccaccaccaccaccaccacctgcgCCTCGAGGACCGCTTCTCCGACGACCAGCTGGTGAGTATGTCGGTGCGGGAGCTCAACCGGCAGCTGCGGGGCTTCAGCAAGGAGGAGGTGATCCGCCTCAAGCAGAAGAGGAGGACCTTGAAGAACCGCGGCTACGCGCAGTCCTGCCGCTACAAGCGCGTCCAGCAGCGGCACATCCTGGAGAACGAGAAGTGCCAGCTCCAGAGCCAGGTGGAGCAGCTCAAACAGGAGGTCTCCCGGCTGGCCAAGGAGCGGGATCTGTACAAAGAGAAGTACGAGAAGCTGGCGGCGGCCCGCGCCTTCCCGCGGgcgccctcgccgcccgccgcccccaagGCGCCCGCCGACTTCTTCCTCTga